GAATCCGGCTGAGCTGACGGGCGGCGCGCGTGATGGCGACAAAGCCGACATGAGCTTCCTCCTCCGGGTATTCCTCAGGCTTATCCTCTTTGTCGGGCTCGGACTCGAGGATTACAACGGTCTCGAACTCCATGCCTTTCGCCTGGTGCACCGTCGAAATGAACACCCCGTTCCCGGAAGGCGCAGCATCGTCAGGAAAAGCATCAGGCCAGTTGAGGCGTGCCCGCAAGTCCGCCATATCCAGCGATGCGCTCGCATCTGCCTCACCGCTCGCGCGCAGCAGCCGCAGCCAGGCCGCGCCGGCCTCGGGAAGACCGATCGCGTCGCAGGTTGGCTGACCAAGACGATCACGGCTGAGGGCATGAATTTTCAGAAACTGACTCTGAACGATGGTCGTTGATTTGAGAGGACCGAGCAGGGCACCAATCCACGCGGGCACGGGAGCGTGTTTCCCGACCGACTGCAGACGGACGGCGACAGGTCCCCCTTCCATTTCGGATCCGGCAAGCTTTTTCGCAACGTTCATCGCCTCACCATTGGTACGGGTGAGAATGGCAACTGCCCCTTCCGGTATTGTTTCCAGCCACCCGGGACCGAGTGGCACTTCACTTACGCCCAGCAGCCCGATCTGACGCCGTACTTCCAGCAGCTTGTGCCCCGCGTCGGCATCACCGCCAAGCACCTGCCGCAGGCTGGCAGAAAGCGATGCCAGTTCCGGACGCGAACGGTAGTTCCGGTCCAGCACGATCTGCCGCAGTCCGGCGCCATACTGCTCCCGCAGCAGCTTCCAGCAATTCCGGGCGCCGGCTGCATCCGGCTGCCGTGCCGCGAATTCGTAGATTGCCTGCGCGGGATCACCCAGCACGGTAAAACCGACTCCGGTGCGCGTCGGCGGTGCGAGTAAATCCAGCAGCGTCAGGACCAGCGTCCCGCGAACGCCTGGCAGGTCCTGAAATTCGTCGATAATCAGGTGCCGCACGCCAGACAGCAGCTCGAAGGCCTGGGAACGCGAAGGTCCTGATAATACATCGATGAGCTTCTGGATATTTTGATCGTGCGATG
This window of the Massilia sp. R2A-15 genome carries:
- a CDS encoding UvrD-helicase domain-containing protein; this translates as MDRLLVVAGPGAGKTQVSALRLVNLVDAGLTPREILVLSFSRSAVRTLARRIEQLASTAESLVEELRYMSIRTFDSWAFRFLRQMGAQPAELLSASHDQNIQKLIDVLSGPSRSQAFELLSGVRHLIIDEFQDLPGVRGTLVLTLLDLLAPPTRTGVGFTVLGDPAQAIYEFAARQPDAAGARNCWKLLREQYGAGLRQIVLDRNYRSRPELASLSASLRQVLGGDADAGHKLLEVRRQIGLLGVSEVPLGPGWLETIPEGAVAILTRTNGEAMNVAKKLAGSEMEGGPVAVRLQSVGKHAPVPAWIGALLGPLKSTTIVQSQFLKIHALSRDRLGQPTCDAIGLPEAGAAWLRLLRASGEADASASLDMADLRARLNWPDAFPDDAAPSGNGVFISTVHQAKGMEFETVVILESEPDKEDKPEEYPEEEAHVGFVAITRAARQLSRIPPGQIYRAPTTWTFGNGSRQRLCHRWGGWINLAVGISGDIDPCSFVDPEVHGTSDDVAETQALLLEQARQLCGHKVMLVKAAIDTNRYVYNIYLQDDSGPGRLLGRTTAQLTYDLLSVLGGKSPLPGKIYNLRIGDIVTVVGPDETTVAVPAQFRASRLWLGVTLFGTGDFKPFRKA